One Neovison vison isolate M4711 chromosome 2, ASM_NN_V1, whole genome shotgun sequence genomic window carries:
- the CASP7 gene encoding caspase-7 isoform X2 codes for MHRGVLPDGDTSKKKKNDPGKSIKAAQERVPTYQYNMNFEKVGKCIIINNKNFDKKTGMGVRNGTDKDAEALFKCFRNLGFDVVVHNDCSCAKMQDLLKQASEEDHRNSACFACILLSHGEENLIYGTDGVTAIKDLTAHFRGDRCRSLLEKPKLFFIQACRGTELDDGVQADSGPINDEDANPRYKIPVEADFLFAYSTVPGYYSWRNPGSGSWFVQALCSTLNEHGKSLEILHILTRVNNRVARHFESQSDDPHFHEKKQIPCVVSMLTKELYF; via the exons ATGCACAGGGGGGTGCTTCCGGATGGAGACACGAG taagaagaagaaaaatgacccGGGGAAATCAATCAAGGCAGCCCAGGAGCGAGTGCCTACATACCAGTATAACATGAATTTCGAGAAGGTGGGCAAGTGCATCATCATAAACAACAAGAACTTCGACAAAAAGACAG GGATGGGCGTCCGCAATGGAACGGACAAAGATGCCGAGGCTCTGTTCAAGTGCTTCAGAAACCTGGGTTTTGATGTGGTCGTCCATAATGACTGTTCTTGTGCCAAGATGCAGGATCTGCTGAAGCAAG CCTCTGAAGAGGACCACAGAAATTCTGCTTGCTTCGCCTGCATCTTGCTAAGCCATGGAGAGGAGAATTTAATTTATGGGACAGATGGCGTGACAGCAATAAAGGACTTGACGGCCCATTTTAGGGGGGACAGATGCAGAAGCCTTCTAGAGAAACCCAAACTCTTCTTCATTCAG GCTTGCCGGGGGACAGAGCTCGATGATGGAGTCCAGGCCGACTCGGGGCCGATCAATGACGAAGATGCCAATCCTCGATACAAGATCCCCGTTGAAGCCGACTTCCTCTTCGCCTATTCTACAGTTCCAG gCTATTACTCATGGAGGAACCCAGGAAGTGGGTCTTGGTTTGTACAAGCCCTCTGCTCCACCCTGAACGAGCATGGCAAGAGCCTGGAGATCTTGCATATCCTCACCAGGGTGAACAACAGGGTGGCCAGGCACTTCGAGTCCCAGTCTGATGACCCCCACTTCCATGAGAAGAAGCAGATCCCGTGTGTGGTCTCCATGCTCACCAaggaactctacttctga